One genomic window of Evansella cellulosilytica DSM 2522 includes the following:
- a CDS encoding ABC transporter permease gives MPNAKHSISLISGIFLLAILTILIIGAPWIAPHDPLQQNPSERLEKPSLTYPFGTDRFGRDVLSRTLHGGQTTLLSTLIALSSAIMIGIIVGLLAGIYKGTIIDIFFMRIMDVLLAFPFMVLAIVIAGLFGTSFFHLMIAVISVWWVTFARLTRSVVLQAKTSTSYAAAKILGAKDSVLICKELLPKVMSPVLILATFELGSLILAISALSFLGLGAQPPVAEWGSMLADGRDHFFQAPYILLGPATFIFLTVLSFNLIGEGLRDRLDPYERSEL, from the coding sequence GTGCCTAATGCAAAGCACTCTATTAGTCTTATTTCTGGTATATTTCTGCTAGCTATTCTAACCATTCTTATTATAGGGGCACCATGGATTGCTCCACATGATCCTTTACAGCAAAATCCTTCAGAGCGACTAGAGAAGCCAAGTCTGACCTATCCCTTTGGAACAGATCGTTTTGGAAGAGATGTTCTATCAAGGACTCTCCATGGGGGACAAACTACACTTCTTTCAACGCTAATAGCCCTTAGTTCTGCGATTATGATTGGAATAATCGTCGGATTATTAGCAGGGATATATAAAGGTACGATAATTGATATCTTTTTCATGCGGATCATGGATGTTTTGCTAGCTTTTCCCTTTATGGTACTTGCTATCGTTATTGCCGGGTTATTTGGCACAAGTTTTTTCCATCTAATGATAGCGGTCATTTCTGTATGGTGGGTTACGTTTGCCCGTTTAACGAGAAGTGTTGTATTACAAGCGAAAACTAGCACTTCTTATGCAGCAGCAAAAATACTAGGTGCTAAAGATAGTGTACTAATCTGTAAAGAGTTGCTTCCGAAAGTAATGAGTCCGGTGTTGATCCTGGCTACCTTTGAGCTTGGTAGTCTTATCTTAGCTATCTCCGCACTTTCTTTTCTTGGGTTAGGTGCACAACCACCCGTGGCTGAATGGGGGAGTATGTTGGCAGATGGGCGAGATCATTTTTTCCAAGCTCCATATATTCTTTTAGGTCCAGCAACATTTATTTTCCTAACCGTATTATCCTTTAATCTGATTGGAGAAGGATTACGAGATAGACTAGACCCATATGAAAGATCCGAACTATAG
- a CDS encoding ABC transporter permease, whose product MLKIILRRGCEALLTLFCSTLLIFVLIQLSPGDPIKIYLGHQPELAMKNTEAYEERVAELQKELGLDQPVMLQYVSWIKRVLTLDLGNSIHTGRPVSIEIAERLPATILLAIAAITIQVMIGLYFGIISARKAGTATDNIVRIFCVFFASIPVFVVGLLLLYVFAVSFRVFDINSSVSLQRLWLPAITLGLIGSPQLVRLIRANLLSEFGQTYVLSVISRGLDKKRVVRHALRNVLLPIITIAGLSFISLISGAVVIESIFSWPGIGKYALDSILLKDYPVIQGYAFIMVSLVILINLLVDVAYVIIDPRIRNRGKEGVESCA is encoded by the coding sequence ATGCTTAAAATAATTTTACGAAGAGGCTGCGAAGCACTACTCACCTTGTTCTGTTCTACATTACTTATTTTTGTTTTAATACAGTTATCTCCAGGTGACCCAATAAAAATATATCTTGGTCATCAGCCAGAGCTTGCCATGAAAAACACAGAGGCCTATGAGGAACGAGTAGCTGAGCTGCAAAAAGAGCTTGGTCTTGATCAGCCTGTAATGCTACAGTACGTAAGCTGGATAAAAAGGGTACTAACCTTGGACCTTGGAAACTCGATTCATACTGGAAGACCTGTCAGTATTGAAATTGCTGAACGGCTGCCTGCTACGATTCTTCTTGCCATCGCTGCCATCACCATTCAAGTAATGATAGGTCTATACTTTGGAATTATTTCTGCACGAAAAGCGGGAACAGCAACAGATAATATAGTGAGGATATTTTGTGTCTTCTTTGCTTCCATTCCTGTCTTTGTAGTAGGGTTGCTCCTCCTTTATGTCTTTGCTGTTTCCTTCAGGGTATTTGATATAAACAGTTCAGTCAGCTTACAAAGGCTTTGGCTTCCTGCGATTACATTGGGACTAATAGGGTCTCCACAATTAGTTCGATTAATAAGAGCGAACCTTCTTTCTGAATTTGGTCAGACATATGTCCTATCTGTTATCTCAAGAGGGTTAGATAAAAAAAGAGTGGTAAGGCATGCCCTCCGCAATGTCTTACTACCTATTATTACGATTGCGGGCCTCTCATTTATATCTTTAATTAGCGGAGCTGTCGTAATTGAGAGCATTTTCTCTTGGCCGGGCATCGGAAAATATGCGCTAGACAGCATCCTGTTGAAGGATTATCCCGTCATTCAAGGCTATGCTTTTATCATGGTATCGCTGGTGATTCTTATCAATTTACTAGTTGATGTAGCCTATGTAATCATCGATCCTCGTATACGCAATAGAGGGAAGGAAGGTGTAGAATCCTGTGCCTAA
- a CDS encoding ABC transporter substrate-binding protein: MLKKIYLVIAFIVIVSIVSACNSTTSKEDSAELVIAAREIAASFDPVEPLTSSYLRGIGAAEALFYVNADGEVEPYLAESAVEVNPTTWEIKLRQDIYFWSGKKVDATAVIASLERSREKDLQALPFLEELSFSQLDEYTIQVTTNRKHMSVPLNLSYYQTVIHNAEAAFDSIDTMDFTGMYKVVEFSPNQKMVLEVNEDYWGKKPTIQRVTFEEISDEQTRVLSALSGQSHIALNVGVTSLSQFENNSDVRTLATPVANTQTIYLNLNKPQFQDVRVRQALAWALNREELVTLAAEGQSIPVTTWLSSNPVFSEAKSAVYEQFDINKAATLLDEAGWELESDGLRYKDGNLLTLRLMTWGGDKALGEAIQNQWTQIGVKADVQHGDYSLIQAARETGDWDASIEAWSTFGDIYALMLGQFSPDGSANYGGYNDKETNELLAQLSEATDDEARYQLALKINERVASQAPGIYLFPRPEITAISNELSGFELHFRQFENIVNPNMSLDGVSKE; encoded by the coding sequence ATGTTGAAAAAAATATATTTAGTTATTGCATTCATAGTTATTGTTAGTATCGTTTCAGCATGCAATAGTACGACTTCAAAAGAGGATAGTGCTGAATTGGTCATTGCAGCACGTGAAATCGCTGCAAGTTTTGATCCTGTAGAGCCACTCACCTCAAGCTATTTAAGAGGCATCGGTGCTGCAGAAGCTCTTTTTTATGTGAATGCCGATGGAGAAGTAGAGCCATATTTAGCGGAATCCGCAGTAGAAGTAAACCCAACCACTTGGGAAATTAAATTACGACAGGACATTTATTTTTGGAGTGGTAAAAAGGTAGATGCGACTGCTGTCATTGCATCTCTAGAACGTTCGAGAGAAAAAGATTTGCAAGCCCTACCTTTTTTGGAGGAGTTATCTTTTAGTCAATTAGATGAGTACACCATTCAGGTAACAACGAACCGAAAGCATATGTCTGTGCCTTTAAATCTATCTTACTATCAAACGGTTATTCATAATGCAGAAGCAGCATTTGATTCCATAGATACGATGGATTTTACAGGAATGTATAAAGTGGTTGAATTTAGTCCTAATCAAAAAATGGTGTTGGAGGTTAACGAAGATTATTGGGGGAAGAAGCCGACAATTCAGCGTGTCACATTTGAGGAAATTAGTGACGAACAAACAAGGGTACTTTCAGCCTTAAGTGGGCAAAGTCATATCGCTTTAAACGTTGGCGTAACGAGCCTTAGTCAGTTTGAGAATAACAGTGATGTTAGAACATTAGCTACTCCTGTAGCGAACACGCAAACCATATACTTGAATTTAAATAAACCTCAATTCCAAGATGTACGCGTAAGGCAGGCACTAGCGTGGGCTTTAAATCGGGAAGAACTCGTTACACTTGCTGCTGAAGGACAAAGTATTCCAGTAACAACCTGGTTAAGTTCGAATCCAGTTTTCTCAGAAGCAAAAAGTGCTGTATATGAACAATTCGATATAAATAAAGCTGCTACACTTTTAGACGAAGCGGGGTGGGAGCTTGAATCAGACGGTCTCCGCTACAAGGATGGTAATCTGTTAACACTACGTTTAATGACATGGGGAGGAGATAAAGCGTTAGGAGAAGCAATACAAAATCAATGGACCCAAATTGGCGTTAAGGCAGATGTCCAGCACGGGGATTATAGTCTAATCCAAGCAGCCCGCGAGACAGGTGATTGGGATGCTTCCATAGAAGCATGGAGTACCTTTGGGGATATTTACGCATTGATGCTTGGCCAATTTTCACCTGATGGAAGTGCCAATTATGGAGGTTATAACGATAAGGAAACAAACGAATTACTCGCTCAATTGTCAGAAGCAACAGACGATGAAGCACGCTATCAGCTTGCCCTTAAAATAAATGAACGTGTGGCTAGCCAAGCTCCAGGAATCTATTTATTTCCACGACCAGAAATTACGGCTATAAGCAATGAGCTGTCAGGGTTTGAACTTCATTTTAGACAATTTGAAAACATCGTTAATCCTAATATGTCCTTAGATGGAGTATCAAAGGAGTAG
- a CDS encoding GNAT family N-acetyltransferase, giving the protein MKDYTIQLATEDKREEISNFVITMLEELYPTGAFNPNPTDLVKFNTIYLNRPIASFYIALNHSRQIVGTAAIRPYDDRFSFLGDLKLVHPVCEMTRFYVEASYRGIGIGKELYALTENYAFATGYKTSYLHTSKYLPGGYHFWKSRGYEENVWEDDQIVHMCKRIYE; this is encoded by the coding sequence ATGAAAGACTATACCATCCAGCTAGCAACTGAAGATAAACGAGAAGAGATATCAAATTTTGTAATAACGATGTTAGAGGAATTATATCCAACTGGTGCTTTCAATCCTAATCCAACTGATCTAGTAAAGTTTAATACTATCTATTTAAATCGTCCCATTGCTAGTTTCTATATAGCCCTAAACCACTCTAGGCAAATAGTAGGTACTGCAGCTATACGCCCCTACGATGATCGGTTTTCCTTTTTAGGAGATTTGAAATTGGTTCACCCTGTTTGTGAAATGACAAGGTTTTATGTGGAGGCTTCTTATAGGGGAATAGGAATTGGGAAAGAACTTTATGCTTTAACGGAAAATTACGCTTTTGCCACAGGGTATAAGACATCTTATTTACATACCTCGAAGTATTTACCTGGAGGTTATCATTTTTGGAAGTCCAGAGGGTATGAGGAAAATGTTTGGGAAGACGATCAAATCGTCCATATGTGTAAAAGAATTTATGAATAA
- a CDS encoding VanZ family protein — protein MRIQEIMGILREYFLLALLALIVLGIIIFIGYFIVYRKLFKGKKGIPINKLFFGGLFIGYIIMVIGVTFLNRGPSFQGGMNLSLFSTYKEAWHNFSIRHWQFVILNIIMFVPFGILFPLLHSRFQRAIWAIGAALLFTISIESIQLVTAYGNFVLDDLFNNLLGAIIGYGIIIGLITLKSKGIIHSVKYFTPLFLVVISFVSIFTYYHFKEFGNLSIVPLYKANMSEAKITVDKDLNDNGTEVSIYKAPSYTKTAADEFVVDFFEKKNVDSSNMDVIYYQHEGVYWIREGSSHNIWFNFLDGSYSYSDFSYFDEDIELKDVDEEILLENLIQLGIHIPQDASFQKNDTGSYEWIVDKKLIENQLIDGNLGVSYYNDDTVKVIDNQLITYEKVRDVQIKSEQEAYKEILEGNFQHYSENKMIESIHIHRVELTYRLDSKGYYQPVYAFYSTVNGIEHIILIPAM, from the coding sequence ATGAGAATACAAGAAATTATGGGTATTTTGAGAGAGTATTTTTTACTAGCATTACTAGCATTAATTGTTTTAGGTATTATTATCTTTATAGGGTATTTCATTGTATATCGGAAACTTTTTAAGGGAAAGAAAGGTATTCCAATAAATAAATTATTTTTTGGAGGATTATTTATTGGTTATATCATCATGGTTATAGGAGTAACATTCTTGAATAGAGGTCCTAGTTTTCAAGGTGGGATGAATTTATCTCTTTTCAGTACATATAAAGAAGCTTGGCATAACTTTAGTATAAGGCATTGGCAGTTCGTCATATTAAACATCATTATGTTTGTGCCGTTTGGCATCCTTTTTCCACTATTACATTCACGATTTCAACGAGCAATTTGGGCAATTGGAGCTGCATTGTTATTTACCATATCCATTGAAAGTATCCAGTTAGTGACGGCATACGGTAATTTTGTCCTTGATGATTTATTTAACAATCTACTAGGGGCAATCATTGGATATGGCATCATTATAGGACTCATCACCTTAAAATCAAAGGGAATAATACATTCAGTGAAGTATTTTACCCCTTTATTTCTAGTAGTAATTTCATTTGTAAGTATTTTTACATACTATCATTTCAAGGAATTTGGAAATTTATCCATTGTACCTCTTTATAAGGCTAATATGTCGGAAGCGAAAATCACTGTTGATAAGGATCTGAACGATAATGGAACAGAAGTGTCAATTTATAAAGCACCTTCTTATACAAAGACAGCTGCTGATGAGTTTGTGGTAGATTTTTTTGAAAAAAAGAATGTGGATTCATCTAACATGGATGTTATTTACTATCAGCATGAAGGAGTTTATTGGATAAGAGAGGGAAGTTCTCATAATATATGGTTCAATTTCTTAGATGGAAGTTACAGTTATTCAGATTTTTCATATTTTGATGAAGATATAGAGCTCAAAGATGTAGATGAAGAAATCCTGTTGGAAAACTTAATACAACTTGGCATACATATACCTCAAGACGCATCTTTTCAAAAAAATGATACTGGAAGCTATGAGTGGATTGTAGATAAAAAGCTAATAGAAAATCAACTAATAGATGGTAATTTAGGGGTTAGTTATTACAACGATGATACAGTCAAAGTAATTGATAACCAATTAATAACATATGAAAAAGTAAGGGATGTACAAATAAAAAGTGAACAAGAAGCATACAAAGAAATTTTAGAAGGTAATTTTCAACATTACTCTGAAAATAAAATGATAGAAAGCATCCATATCCACAGAGTAGAGTTAACCTATCGTTTAGATTCCAAAGGATATTATCAGCCTGTTTATGCATTTTATAGTACAGTAAATGGAATAGAGCATATAATCCTAATTCCAGCAATGTAG
- a CDS encoding H-type small acid-soluble spore protein, with protein sequence MDTQRAQEIIESPAMINVSYHGIPVYIKEVDANSGKARIFPLDEMENEQDVDVQGLTEG encoded by the coding sequence ATGGACACACAAAGAGCACAAGAAATCATCGAATCACCTGCTATGATTAATGTTTCTTATCATGGGATTCCAGTTTATATTAAGGAAGTAGATGCTAATAGTGGCAAAGCCCGCATTTTTCCTTTAGATGAAATGGAAAATGAACAAGATGTAGATGTACAAGGACTTACAGAAGGATAA
- the tenA gene encoding thiaminase II, protein MKFSERLHKKLQPIWRKNHAHPFVQGIGDGTLDKEKFRFFMIQDYLYLIDYAKLFAIGAVKAKDVETMGKFANLLDSTLNEEMSLHREYGKKFGITPEEFEQAAPAPTTLAYTHYMLHVGQNGTLADLVTALLPCMWSYWEIGKELNEIPGASEHEFYGEWIQMYSSEEFGQLAEWTINLLDELTEGKTEDELAKLEEIFLNTTRFEYMFWDMSWNKQMWPTDE, encoded by the coding sequence ATGAAATTTAGCGAACGTTTACACAAAAAGCTTCAGCCTATTTGGCGTAAAAACCATGCACATCCTTTCGTTCAAGGAATTGGTGACGGCACGCTTGATAAAGAAAAGTTTCGTTTTTTTATGATTCAAGATTATCTTTACCTCATTGACTATGCAAAGCTTTTCGCGATTGGTGCTGTTAAAGCGAAGGATGTAGAAACAATGGGCAAATTTGCTAACTTGTTAGATTCAACATTAAATGAAGAAATGTCACTACACAGAGAGTACGGGAAAAAGTTTGGAATTACGCCTGAGGAATTTGAGCAAGCTGCTCCAGCACCGACAACTTTAGCATACACGCATTACATGCTACATGTTGGACAAAACGGTACACTTGCAGACCTCGTAACAGCCTTGCTTCCTTGTATGTGGAGCTACTGGGAAATTGGTAAAGAATTAAATGAAATTCCTGGTGCAAGTGAGCATGAGTTTTATGGCGAGTGGATCCAAATGTATAGCTCCGAGGAATTCGGTCAGTTAGCCGAATGGACTATCAATTTACTTGATGAACTAACGGAAGGAAAAACAGAGGACGAGTTAGCAAAGCTTGAAGAAATCTTTTTAAATACAACTCGTTTTGAATATATGTTCTGGGATATGTCCTGGAATAAGCAAATGTGGCCGACAGATGAGTAA
- a CDS encoding ABC transporter ATP-binding protein, with the protein MSKKTLQFHDVSFYYNSEQSILENLHFTVNDGEFVSIIGPSGSGKSTLFKIITGLEQPSNGEVLINERVVENRLGQVGYMPQQDLLMPWRTILENAALPLEIKGLKKHEAHEQARKLLVEFGLKEVENKFPSELSGGMRQRVSFLRSVLSGSNILLLDEPFSSLDAITKLSMQEWLLEKWEKAKSTVLFITHDVDEALFLSDRIYVFTETPVTRLQEVTVPLSRPRDIRDIHQPQVIELKEALIDQLRSRVKL; encoded by the coding sequence ATGAGTAAGAAGACGCTTCAGTTCCACGATGTTTCATTTTACTACAACTCGGAGCAAAGCATATTAGAGAACTTGCATTTCACTGTCAATGATGGTGAATTCGTAAGTATTATTGGTCCAAGTGGTTCTGGAAAAAGTACATTATTCAAGATAATTACCGGGCTTGAACAACCATCAAATGGTGAGGTATTGATCAATGAGCGAGTTGTAGAAAATAGGCTCGGTCAAGTTGGTTATATGCCGCAACAAGACTTGCTCATGCCATGGCGTACTATTTTAGAGAACGCAGCACTTCCACTAGAAATTAAAGGGTTAAAAAAGCATGAAGCTCACGAACAAGCTAGAAAACTGCTAGTTGAGTTCGGTCTAAAAGAAGTTGAAAATAAATTTCCTAGTGAATTATCTGGCGGTATGAGACAAAGAGTATCTTTTTTACGAAGCGTGCTTTCTGGCTCAAACATTCTTTTATTAGATGAGCCGTTTAGTTCTCTTGATGCAATTACAAAATTATCGATGCAGGAATGGTTGTTAGAGAAATGGGAAAAGGCAAAATCTACCGTATTATTTATTACTCATGACGTAGATGAAGCGTTATTTTTATCTGATAGAATCTACGTTTTTACCGAAACGCCGGTTACTCGCTTACAAGAAGTGACTGTCCCGCTCTCCCGTCCTAGAGACATTCGGGATATTCATCAACCACAAGTGATTGAACTAAAAGAAGCATTAATTGATCAGCTTCGTTCGAGGGTAAAGCTATGA
- a CDS encoding ABC transporter permease: protein MKNWKDFIAPTVIVLIVLIAWEISAKAIGMAFILPSPTQIIVRLWELRGSLLLVHMPATLTVILTGLSLSIFLGVGLAVLMNVSKTLEKALYPIIISSQTIPVIALAPIFVLWFGYSIWSKVAVTLLITFFPITVNTYDGLKSSNKDLKDLLLTMGARKRDIFFKLDIPSALPHFYSGLKVAVTLSVIGAAIGEWLGAQAGLGYFSRRMMTQFDGAGVFAPILLLSLIGITLVLLVVLLEKVTLKWRKK, encoded by the coding sequence ATGAAAAATTGGAAGGATTTTATTGCACCGACAGTGATTGTTTTGATTGTACTCATTGCCTGGGAGATTAGCGCAAAGGCGATAGGCATGGCTTTTATTTTACCTTCTCCTACACAAATTATTGTTCGTCTCTGGGAGTTAAGAGGTAGTTTATTACTCGTCCATATGCCAGCTACGCTCACTGTTATTTTAACAGGTTTATCTTTATCCATTTTTCTTGGAGTAGGATTAGCGGTATTGATGAATGTGAGTAAAACGTTAGAGAAGGCACTTTATCCTATTATTATCTCTTCTCAAACGATACCTGTTATTGCACTTGCCCCAATATTCGTGCTTTGGTTCGGCTATTCGATTTGGAGTAAAGTTGCTGTCACGTTATTAATTACGTTTTTTCCTATTACGGTAAATACGTACGATGGACTCAAATCTAGTAATAAAGATTTAAAAGATTTGCTCCTTACGATGGGGGCACGAAAAAGGGATATTTTTTTCAAGCTTGATATTCCATCAGCATTACCTCATTTTTACTCTGGCTTAAAGGTGGCGGTGACGTTAAGCGTTATTGGGGCTGCTATCGGAGAATGGTTAGGTGCACAAGCAGGCTTAGGCTACTTTAGTCGGAGGATGATGACGCAATTTGACGGGGCTGGTGTATTTGCACCGATTTTATTATTATCATTAATCGGTATTACACTCGTTTTACTCGTCGTACTACTAGAAAAAGTAACATTAAAATGGAGGAAAAAATAA
- a CDS encoding ABC transporter substrate-binding protein: MKKLLIALFCSVCIFTITACGSDNDELTEIDIMLDWYPNAVHSYLYVAQENGYFEEEGLNVNIQFPANPTDPINLAAAGQITLGITYQPDVVTARANQDVPVKAISAIVRSPLNHTIFLEDSDIQTPRDLEGKQVGYPGIPLNEALIKTMVENDGGSYENVQLVDVGFELGSSVVSGQVDAVTGAYINHEVPVLRYQGNETRYFNPVDYGVPSFYELVFVTNDQTWEEEQETIKAFWRAATKGYEFTVTNPDEALAVLFSNEDEANFPLIEEVEEESLHILLPKMQSSNGFGSQDSASWQETIDWMLEFGLIDEAPSIDDIFVNIVE, encoded by the coding sequence ATGAAAAAGCTTTTAATCGCACTATTTTGTTCTGTATGTATTTTTACTATCACTGCATGTGGCAGCGACAATGACGAATTAACGGAAATTGACATCATGCTTGACTGGTATCCAAATGCCGTACACAGTTATTTATATGTAGCCCAGGAAAACGGCTATTTTGAAGAGGAAGGGTTAAATGTCAACATCCAATTCCCGGCAAATCCAACTGACCCTATTAATCTCGCTGCTGCAGGGCAAATTACGCTCGGTATTACTTATCAGCCTGACGTTGTAACTGCTCGTGCTAATCAGGACGTTCCTGTAAAAGCGATTAGCGCTATTGTCCGTTCACCTTTAAATCATACGATCTTTTTAGAGGATAGTGATATTCAAACACCTAGAGACCTTGAAGGTAAGCAAGTTGGTTATCCTGGTATTCCATTAAATGAAGCGTTAATTAAAACGATGGTCGAAAACGACGGTGGAAGTTATGAAAATGTTCAGTTAGTTGATGTTGGCTTCGAGCTTGGATCCTCTGTTGTATCTGGGCAAGTCGATGCGGTCACTGGCGCTTACATTAACCATGAAGTTCCCGTTTTACGTTACCAAGGAAATGAAACACGCTATTTTAATCCCGTTGATTACGGCGTACCAAGCTTTTATGAGCTCGTTTTCGTTACAAATGATCAAACGTGGGAAGAGGAGCAAGAAACAATTAAAGCGTTTTGGCGTGCGGCAACAAAAGGCTATGAATTTACTGTAACTAACCCCGACGAGGCTTTAGCTGTTTTGTTTAGTAACGAGGATGAAGCAAACTTCCCATTAATTGAAGAAGTAGAAGAGGAAAGCTTGCATATATTACTACCAAAAATGCAATCTTCAAACGGTTTCGGAAGTCAAGATAGTGCTTCTTGGCAAGAAACGATCGATTGGATGCTCGAATTTGGTTTAATTGATGAGGCACCTTCTATTGATGATATTTTTGTTAATATTGTAGAGTAA